In a single window of the Drosophila albomicans strain 15112-1751.03 chromosome 3, ASM965048v2, whole genome shotgun sequence genome:
- the LOC127565762 gene encoding MICOS complex subunit MIC13 homolog QIL1, giving the protein MMISRRFNGSMAWLLTKIAIVAGTVWATRELGVWDSPDRTTLIYEDAKCQMQPYVEKMKQKYCNVFCSVNKNSTKTWRESWIDGWNDSVRTGFIEISRMPQYCSRFTEDVQDTLNQLINGKPPAK; this is encoded by the exons ATGATGATTAGTAGGCGATTCAACG GCTCAATGGCCTGGCTGCTCACGAAAATAGCTATTGTAGCTGGAACCGTCTGGGCGACCAGGGAACTAGGTGTTTGGGATAGCCCAGATCGAACGACCTTAATCTATGAGGATGCCAAATGTCAAATGCAGCCCTATGTGGAGAAAATGAAGCAGAAATACTGTAATGTGTTTTGCAGTGTCAATAAGAACTCAACCAAAACATGGCGCGAGTCATGGATCGATGGATGGAATGATAGCGTAAGAACCGGCTTTATAGAAATTAGTCGAATGCCGCAATACTGTTCTCGCTTCACCGAAGATGTTCAAGATACTCTCAATCAACTGATCAACGGCAAACCACCAGCAAAGTAG
- the LOC127565761 gene encoding uncharacterized protein LOC127565761: MILDLVLRTSVVAVVILATRRLNIWDSSDDSVQVYNESRDRARPYAEYACQYLNIHVPDLPPEREKSYLGIYYYNHAVMTIFGFLSMCPTYVHMVAEQIPGIVSEYASRIKEAYDKYQRKRKLEKEKQARQLIIDDKTLVMPLEPRSEANPDCKCSEPNTKDDPGLVPKNAPKSPYSDYCVKEPEDKKSLPDSKCKCPKCDRREAEGWFDNKAVCPKRNPCGPRKCECPRTRIVYTKGSDALATDSITKLFKQRDEILNSGPFKDL, from the coding sequence ATGATATTGGATTTAGTATTGCGTACCAgcgtcgttgctgttgtcattttGGCCACGCGTCGCTTAAACATTTGGGATTCATCAGATGATTCTGTCCAGGTTTACAACGAATCAAGAGATCGCGCCAGACCATATGCCGAGTATGCCTGTCAGTACTTAAACATTCACGTACCCGATTTGCCCCCCGAGAGGGAGAAATCATATTTGGGCATTTATTACTACAATCACGCTGTGATGACAATATTCGGCTTCCTTAGCATGTGTCCCACATACGTGCACATGGTCGCAGAACAGATCCCCGGCATTGTGTCCGAATACGCAAGTCGCATAAAGGAAGCATACGATAAGTACCAAAGGAAGCGTAAGCTCGAGAAGGAGAAGCAAGCCCGCCAATTAATCATCGATGACAAGACACTAGTGATGCCATTGGAGCCACGCTCCGAAGCCAATCCGGATTGCAAGTGTTCAGAGCCGAACACAAAGGATGACCCGGGGCTTGTGCCTAAAAATGCCCCCAAATCGCCCTACAGTGACTATTGCGTAAAGGAGCCTGAAGATAAAAAGTCACTGCCTGACTCCAAATGTAAATGTCCCAAATGCGATCGCAGAGAGGCAGAAGGTTGGTTCGACAATAAAGCCGTGTGTCCAAAACGAAATCCGTGTGGACCCCGCAAGTGTGAGTGTCCAAGGACTCGAATAGTTTATACCAAAGGCTCTGATGCTCTGGCAACTGATAGTATTACCAAGTTATTCAAGCAACGTGATGAAATCCTGAACAGTGGGCCATTTAAAGACTTATAA
- the LOC117566987 gene encoding TATA-box-binding protein: MDDMLSPSFSIPSIGHAPTPIHHSLDPDQQIEALPHQVYHPAAPEPPSAVVQQSDSNNVTGGPDGSGGSGLFGHEPSLPLPHKQMQSYQPSASYQQQNQVNAGGSTPQSLMQPQTPQSMMSHMMPMTERGAGGLGSVPDSSLSNIHQTMGPSTPMTPATPGSADPGIVPQLQNIVSTVNLCCKLDLKKIALHARNAEYNPKRFAAVIMRIREPRTTALIFSSGKMVCTGAKSEDDSRLAARKYARIIQKLGFPAKFLDFKIQNMVGSCDVKFPIRLEGLVLTHCNFSSYEPELFPGLIYRMVRPRIVLLIFVSGKVVLTGAKVRQEIYDAFDKIFPILKKFKKQS, translated from the exons ATGGATGACATGCTGAGTCCCAGCTTTTCCATACCCAGCATTGGGCATGCACCCACGCCGATTCATCACAGCCTCGACCCCGATCAACAGATAGAAGCCTTACCACATCAAGTTTATCATCCAGCAGCACCAGAACCACCGAGCGCAGTCGTACAACAATCTGATTCCAACAATGTGACAGGTGGTCCAGATGGCAGTGGAGGGAGTGGCCTCTTTGGTCACGAGCCATCGTTGCCATTGCCGCACAAGCAAATGCAGAGTTATCAGCCATCAGCGTCGTATCAACAGCAGAATCAAGTTAATGCTGGCGGCAGCACACCGCAATCTCTGATGCAGCCGCAGACACCGCAGAGCATGATGTCGCACATGATGCCGATGACTGAACGAGGTGCAGGAGGTTTGGGAAGCGTACCCGATTCCTCATTGAGCAACATACACCAGACCATGGGACCGTCGACGCCAATGACGCCTGCAACACCAGGATCAGCGGATCCGGGCATTGTACCACAGCTGCAGAACATTGTATCTACCGTGAATTTATGTTGTAAATTagatttaaagaaaattgcacTCCACGCACGTAATGCCGAATATAATCCAAAGCGATTTGCGGCTGTGATTATGCGTATTCGTGAACCGCGCACAACAGCATTGATCTTCAGCTCTGGAAAAATGGTCTGCACTGGTGCAAAAAGTGAAGATGATTCGAGACTGGCAGCTCGAAAGTATGCACGTATCATACAAAAATTGGGATTCCCG GCAAAGTTTTTAGACTTTAAGATACAAAATATGGTCGGATCCTGCGATGTCAAGTTCCCCATTCGTCTAGAGGGCCTCGTACTCACGCATTGTAACTTCAGCAGCTACGAGCCGGAACTGTTTCCTGGACTTATCTATCGTATGGTGCGACCACGTATTGTGCTGCTCATCTTTGTGTCGGGCAAAGTGGTGTTGACGGGCGCCAAGGTGCGGCAGGAGATCTACGATGCTTTCGATAAGATATTTCCTATATTGAAGAAGTTCAAGAAGCAGTCATAA
- the LOC117566991 gene encoding eukaryotic translation initiation factor 3 subunit K, whose translation MAHLVKMENGQSQTIQEMLGCIERYNPDHLKILESYVQDQAKNNTYDLEANLAVLKLYQFNPHMLNFDITYTILLKCLTNLPHTDFVMAKCLLLPQQMKDENIQTIIDLADILERADFTLFWQRAEVNRTMFRHITGFHDSIRKFVSHVVGTTFQTIKKDLLKELLGGIEDSTLENWIKRNGWKHQGQDLVVVATQDDKIKTKNITEKIEFDNVGALMAQCI comes from the exons ATGGCACATTTagtgaaaatggaaaatggacaGAGCCAAACCATACAGGAAATGTTGGGCTGCATCGAGCG CTACAATCCggatcatttaaaaatattggaATCGTATGTGCAGGATCAGGCAAAGAACAATACATACGATCTGGAGGCTAACTTGGCAGTACTTAAGCTCTATCAGTTCAATCCGCACATGCTTAACTTTGACATTACCTACACGATTTTGTTGAAATGCCTCACGAACTTGCCGCACACAGATTTTGTGATGGCcaagtgtttgttgttgccgcagCAGATGAAGGATGAGAATATACAAACAATCATCGATTTGGCTGACATCTTGGAGCGTGCTGATTTCACGCTATTCTGGCAACGCGCCGAAGTCAACCGCACCATGTTCCGTCATATAACTGGATTCCATGACTCGATACGCAAGTTTGTGTCGCATGTTGTTGGTACCACTTTCCAGACCATCAAGAAGGATTTGCTGAAGGAACTTTTAGGCGGCATCGAGGATTCTACCCTTGAGAACTGGATTAAGCGCAACGGATGGAAGCATCAGGGTCAAGATTTGGTTGTTGTCGCAACACAAGACGATAAGATAAAGACCAAGAACATTACGGAAAAGATTGAGTTCGACAATGTGGGTGCTCTGATGGCCCAATGTATCTAA